A region of Chloracidobacterium sp. DNA encodes the following proteins:
- a CDS encoding VWA domain-containing protein, with amino-acid sequence MVFRKAPLLFFIFIITTLSAVAQDDDPIRVDSSIVRLNVGVVDQKGRPITNLDINNFELLEDGVKQEITRFEPSAAPFSVVIILDMSGSTISFRQTIRMSASRFIDALSPNDRVAVVEFYTSTTKGSDRKPKINLLNDFTTSRSSILNSINVANGDGKSPVYEAINFALDKLSKEKTRRKAVIVLTDGVDTAAKDSDLKLLGLVKDDQIATAINIETNEVLNQLLSRSDAQGVTIYPMALPTGDPAKLPDPTPRLFAIYKAARDRMQLIANRTGGTLNVINRLEEMGRLYAQVAADLRTLYTIEYQPTNTKRDGKWRAITLTIKDSSLISRTRPGYFPK; translated from the coding sequence ATGGTTTTTCGAAAGGCGCCTTTACTCTTCTTTATTTTCATTATCACAACTCTCTCAGCCGTGGCACAGGACGACGATCCAATACGCGTCGATTCGTCTATTGTCAGACTTAATGTCGGTGTCGTTGACCAAAAAGGACGGCCTATCACCAATCTGGATATAAATAACTTCGAGTTATTAGAGGATGGAGTAAAGCAGGAAATTACTCGGTTTGAGCCCAGCGCAGCTCCATTTAGTGTTGTGATAATTCTGGATATGAGCGGTTCAACGATCAGTTTTAGGCAAACGATCAGAATGTCCGCCTCTCGATTTATCGACGCACTATCACCAAATGATCGTGTGGCCGTGGTTGAATTCTACACATCAACAACGAAGGGTTCCGACCGAAAACCAAAGATCAATCTTCTAAATGACTTTACGACAAGCCGCTCGTCAATCCTCAATTCCATAAATGTCGCAAATGGTGATGGAAAATCGCCGGTGTACGAAGCTATCAATTTCGCTCTCGATAAGCTGTCGAAAGAAAAAACCAGACGAAAGGCCGTCATTGTTTTAACTGATGGGGTCGATACAGCAGCCAAAGACAGCGACCTCAAACTTCTCGGACTTGTTAAGGACGACCAGATTGCGACCGCGATCAACATTGAGACAAATGAAGTCCTGAATCAACTTCTAAGTCGTTCAGATGCTCAGGGAGTGACTATTTATCCGATGGCACTTCCTACCGGCGATCCGGCAAAGCTTCCGGACCCCACCCCACGTCTGTTCGCAATATACAAAGCAGCGAGAGATCGTATGCAGCTCATAGCCAATCGTACCGGCGGCACACTCAACGTCATAAACAGGCTTGAGGAAATGGGACGTCTCTACGCGCAAGTCGCAGCCGATCTGCGGACGCTCTACACAATCGAATACCAACCTACAAACACAAAACGCGACGGAAAATGGAGGGCTATCACGCTCACAATAAAAGATTCGAGCCTTATTTCCCGCACACGGCCCGGCTATTTTCCGAAATAA
- a CDS encoding protein kinase: MKPLAPNSMIQNRYLIVQMIGKGGMGEVYLAVDQRLGSAVALKRTFFNDNQTLGSAFEREARILGRLRHPVLPKVIDHFAENGDQFLVMEHISGDDLAKRLETAAEPFPLNWVMFWADQMLDALSYLHSHEPPIVHRDIKPQNLKLTDENHIVLLDFGLSKDFDTNSAGNSLNSASVAGYSPHFAAMEQIRGTGTDARSDLYSFSATLYQLLTNTIPADALTRADALLGGQKDPIIPLYEVNPAISPAISEVILKGAELRQDQRYSSASEMQKALRRAFKQGKDEDVNDLKTLEMTVDAVVVPAAPQTNPSEMATRAQPASEPPPSPLIAASKDSVPATTSQPKQSDLRTEVLPPKDIDSEIATRITSQPKAAAAEVNPMPSPAVQVNIPKAASPKGSSKSGLIIGALIGLLLLGVIGGGVGWYYYSKNKAAVQPKPTPTPAVVAPSPSPTPEMAVESDQNSNSNSNTAVVEVNTETDTPSQNSSTTSVPGTVKPQQPGTKNVPGRTAQPPATKSTPKSKPRSDDRTVILQ; this comes from the coding sequence ATGAAACCACTTGCTCCAAACTCAATGATCCAAAACCGCTATCTGATCGTACAAATGATCGGAAAAGGCGGTATGGGAGAAGTTTATCTGGCGGTTGACCAGCGATTGGGAAGCGCGGTCGCCTTGAAGCGAACATTCTTTAACGATAACCAGACCCTTGGCAGCGCTTTTGAACGCGAGGCGAGGATACTTGGACGTTTACGGCATCCGGTACTGCCGAAAGTGATCGATCATTTTGCTGAAAATGGCGATCAGTTTCTAGTTATGGAACACATTTCGGGCGATGACCTTGCTAAGAGGCTGGAAACTGCGGCTGAACCGTTTCCATTGAATTGGGTAATGTTTTGGGCAGATCAGATGCTCGATGCATTGTCCTATCTGCATTCGCACGAACCGCCAATCGTTCATCGTGATATAAAACCACAAAATCTGAAACTCACAGATGAAAATCACATCGTGCTGCTTGATTTTGGCCTGTCAAAGGATTTTGATACCAACTCAGCAGGTAACTCGTTAAACTCGGCTAGTGTTGCCGGATATTCTCCGCATTTTGCTGCAATGGAGCAGATTCGCGGTACCGGAACCGATGCGAGAAGCGATCTTTATTCATTTTCTGCAACACTTTACCAGTTGTTGACCAATACGATACCGGCTGATGCATTGACGCGTGCCGATGCATTGTTGGGCGGGCAAAAAGATCCGATCATTCCGTTATATGAAGTAAATCCCGCGATATCGCCTGCCATCTCGGAGGTGATACTTAAGGGCGCGGAGTTGCGTCAGGATCAACGATATTCATCTGCGTCGGAAATGCAAAAGGCTCTTCGGCGAGCTTTCAAACAGGGCAAAGATGAGGATGTTAACGATTTAAAGACGCTCGAAATGACGGTGGATGCTGTTGTGGTTCCGGCAGCGCCGCAAACCAATCCATCAGAAATGGCGACGAGGGCTCAACCGGCATCAGAACCACCACCGTCACCGCTGATTGCGGCTTCTAAAGACAGCGTGCCTGCAACAACTTCGCAGCCTAAACAATCGGATCTGCGGACGGAAGTTTTGCCGCCAAAGGATATTGACAGCGAGATAGCAACACGGATCACTTCGCAGCCCAAAGCAGCGGCCGCAGAAGTAAACCCAATGCCGTCGCCTGCCGTGCAGGTCAATATTCCTAAAGCTGCTTCGCCAAAAGGATCGTCTAAATCAGGACTTATTATCGGAGCTTTGATCGGATTGCTTCTGCTTGGGGTAATCGGGGGCGGAGTTGGTTGGTATTATTATTCAAAGAACAAAGCTGCCGTTCAACCTAAGCCGACTCCGACGCCTGCGGTTGTTGCTCCATCACCCTCGCCGACGCCGGAAATGGCTGTCGAAAGTGATCAGAACAGTAACTCGAATTCAAATACGGCAGTTGTTGAGGTAAACACGGAAACTGATACTCCATCACAGAATTCTTCAACAACCTCTGTCCCAGGTACGGTCAAGCCTCAACAGCCGGGAACTAAGAATGTGCCTGGGCGAACTGCGCAGCCTCCTGCTACAAAATCGACTCCAAAATCCAAGCCTCGCAGTGACGACAGGACGGTGATCTTACAATAA
- a CDS encoding tetratricopeptide repeat protein, which translates to MKRKGPLYACVIFLAVLVIAAPLELSAQSKKVRDQARKLAEQAQKASQQKDFRQAAELYAQAISLLPNNPDLHYRKGFAHIELKENDKAINDFTLALNKGFKPPIEIYRIRSYVFYEVKNYDAALEDLRKGMAIAPNDLPFLKMMGEINMDRKAFPAALEAFQKASKMAPDDADVHYNMARVYFALGDAKAQGTEADLALSKGTRFPGEAHYLAGDARQKQGNLVGAIDAYQKAINSKPDIYQAYINLAEVYRNENRFNDAISISKQGLRNFPNDGAIYTSLSEFYSLADRPEDAVQAAKAGITLLPNRYLAYTNLCRAENTLKNYGDAIAACNSALNLQPDDGETNYYLGNAYVGLGRSVEATNRYTRAVNGLTAYTEKYPNLSDGWYLLGNALFADKQYDRSIEAYLKCLSLSPKFLRARVNLGIVYTRKKNKAAAVEQYNLVLPADAALAARLKAEIDKM; encoded by the coding sequence ATGAAACGGAAAGGCCCTCTATACGCATGTGTTATTTTTTTGGCGGTTCTTGTTATTGCTGCTCCGTTGGAACTTTCGGCTCAGTCGAAAAAAGTTCGCGATCAGGCGAGAAAGCTTGCGGAACAGGCACAAAAAGCCAGTCAGCAAAAAGATTTTCGTCAGGCTGCAGAACTCTATGCTCAAGCTATTAGTCTTCTTCCGAACAACCCGGATCTTCATTATCGAAAGGGTTTCGCCCACATCGAACTTAAGGAAAATGATAAGGCGATCAATGATTTTACATTGGCATTAAACAAGGGTTTTAAGCCGCCGATCGAAATTTATCGCATTCGTTCCTATGTTTTTTACGAGGTGAAGAATTATGACGCCGCTTTGGAAGACCTGCGAAAAGGCATGGCCATCGCTCCGAACGACCTTCCATTTCTGAAAATGATGGGCGAGATAAACATGGACCGCAAGGCTTTTCCTGCGGCACTTGAGGCATTTCAAAAGGCTTCGAAAATGGCTCCTGATGATGCAGATGTCCATTACAATATGGCGCGGGTTTATTTCGCATTGGGTGATGCAAAGGCGCAGGGAACTGAGGCCGATCTTGCTCTTTCAAAGGGAACAAGATTTCCGGGGGAAGCTCATTATTTAGCGGGTGACGCACGGCAAAAACAGGGAAATTTGGTTGGTGCGATCGACGCCTATCAAAAAGCGATAAATTCAAAACCTGATATCTATCAGGCATATATCAATCTTGCCGAGGTATATCGAAACGAGAACCGTTTTAACGATGCGATCTCCATATCAAAACAAGGGCTTCGAAACTTTCCGAACGATGGAGCGATCTATACGTCGCTAAGTGAATTTTACAGCCTTGCAGACAGGCCGGAAGATGCCGTTCAGGCAGCCAAAGCAGGCATCACGCTGCTTCCGAATCGCTATCTTGCCTACACAAATCTTTGCCGTGCCGAGAACACGCTCAAGAACTACGGAGATGCCATTGCCGCTTGCAACAGTGCTCTAAATTTACAGCCCGATGACGGTGAGACTAATTATTATTTGGGCAATGCATATGTCGGGCTCGGCAGATCGGTCGAGGCGACGAACCGTTATACTCGTGCTGTAAACGGACTGACCGCCTACACCGAAAAATATCCAAATCTGTCGGACGGCTGGTATCTGCTTGGGAATGCGTTATTTGCTGACAAGCAGTATGATAGGTCTATCGAAGCCTACCTGAAATGCCTTTCGCTGAGCCCTAAGTTCCTTCGGGCAAGAGTAAATCTCGGCATCGTTTATACCCGTAAAAAGAACAAGGCTGCGGCCGTTGAACAGTACAATTTGGTGCTTCCCGCCGATGCCGCGCTCGCTGCAAGATTGAAAGCTGAGATCGACAAGATGTAG
- a CDS encoding KpsF/GutQ family sugar-phosphate isomerase translates to MHAKLSSHFTKVTEVLKLESEAVAQAAANLDPNQVEKATEILRSCNGKVVVTGVGKSGAIAEKIAQTLTSTGTVAIYVHPSDAIHGGLGVMTSEDVVIALSNSGETDEILVILPYLKQRGSGLIAIVGNTNSSLARNADAVLNASVDKEACPLNLAPTASTTVALAIGDAIAMALMDAKALTAEDFAANHPAGQLGKRLTLTVDALMHPSPNVSANATWLDVVKAISSHALGAVNVVGENSSLLGIVTDGDLRRTIERTSHNDLSTLSAENMMTPSPITASPEMLAYDALRLMEDRPSQISVLPVTHNGICVGLLRLHDVVRSGL, encoded by the coding sequence ATGCACGCAAAGTTGAGCAGTCATTTCACAAAAGTCACCGAGGTATTGAAACTCGAGTCTGAGGCCGTCGCACAAGCAGCGGCGAATCTCGATCCGAATCAGGTCGAAAAGGCAACGGAAATTCTTAGGTCGTGCAACGGCAAAGTCGTCGTAACCGGCGTCGGTAAATCCGGTGCGATCGCTGAAAAGATCGCGCAAACGTTGACTAGTACAGGAACCGTTGCGATCTACGTTCATCCGTCAGACGCTATTCATGGCGGACTCGGTGTGATGACCTCGGAGGACGTTGTTATCGCATTGAGCAATTCGGGCGAGACAGACGAGATACTTGTCATTCTGCCTTATCTAAAGCAACGCGGCTCAGGTTTGATAGCCATCGTCGGCAACACGAATTCCTCTCTTGCCCGCAACGCAGATGCAGTTCTCAACGCATCGGTGGACAAAGAAGCCTGTCCATTGAATCTTGCCCCGACCGCATCGACAACCGTAGCTCTTGCTATCGGCGATGCTATCGCAATGGCATTGATGGACGCAAAAGCGTTGACCGCCGAAGATTTTGCTGCCAATCATCCTGCAGGACAGCTTGGAAAACGGCTGACCTTGACCGTCGATGCGTTGATGCATCCGAGCCCGAATGTGTCGGCTAATGCGACCTGGCTCGATGTCGTAAAAGCCATTTCCAGTCATGCTCTCGGTGCAGTTAACGTAGTTGGTGAAAATTCGAGCTTGCTCGGTATTGTGACCGACGGCGACCTTCGCCGCACGATCGAACGCACTTCGCACAACGATCTTTCGACACTTTCAGCCGAAAATATGATGACACCATCGCCAATCACTGCTTCGCCGGAAATGCTCGCCTACGACGCTCTTCGACTAATGGAAGATCGCCCGTCGCAGATCTCGGTTCTGCCTGTTACTCATAACGGAATTTGTGTAGGGCTTTTAAGATTGCACGATGTCGTCAGAAGCGGACTTTAA
- a CDS encoding PilT/PilU family type 4a pilus ATPase translates to MEASQITSAPQNDKAVQAFHNILQRMLSVDSKVSDLIFSPRRPPQIELTGDLQGVPIPGLEALTPSQIKTMADVMLAGNEQGLETLDKKGSADISYGVAGLGRFRVNIFRQRGSVAIVMRVIPTTPPNWQDLNLPAAVMNAAELKNGLVLVTGPTGSGKSTTLAAVIDLINATKKYHVVTIEDPIEFIHEHKLSTIHQRELHSDTPDFALALRAALRQAPKVILVGEMRDRETIEVAMEAAETGHLVLSTLHTIDAAKTIDRIIGVFPKAEEAAIRTRLSQSFRRIISQRLMPKVGGGRAAAIEILVSNSRTREYIEKGEKEGRSITDAMIDGAIEGMQTFDLELEKMLRNGTITREIALAYASNANNLALMINDLSEKPTKAEPAPSAVPPRPPANAVQIEGFEP, encoded by the coding sequence ATGGAAGCCTCACAAATCACATCTGCGCCGCAAAACGACAAAGCGGTACAGGCGTTTCATAACATTCTTCAACGAATGCTTTCAGTTGACAGTAAGGTAAGCGACCTTATTTTCTCACCGAGACGGCCGCCGCAAATAGAGCTTACCGGCGACCTTCAAGGCGTTCCGATTCCTGGCCTCGAAGCCCTCACACCTTCGCAGATCAAGACAATGGCCGATGTGATGCTGGCTGGAAACGAGCAAGGCTTAGAGACGCTCGACAAGAAAGGCTCTGCGGATATCTCATACGGCGTAGCGGGGCTTGGACGCTTTCGCGTAAATATTTTCCGTCAGAGAGGCAGCGTCGCGATCGTAATGCGTGTTATCCCAACCACACCGCCGAATTGGCAGGACCTGAATCTGCCTGCCGCTGTAATGAATGCGGCCGAGCTTAAAAACGGACTTGTTCTCGTTACCGGGCCAACTGGTTCAGGAAAATCGACGACGCTTGCAGCCGTGATCGATCTTATAAATGCGACAAAAAAATATCATGTCGTCACTATTGAAGATCCGATCGAGTTTATACACGAACACAAACTCTCGACTATCCATCAAAGAGAGCTTCACTCCGATACGCCTGATTTTGCTCTTGCCCTTAGGGCAGCGCTTCGGCAAGCCCCAAAAGTAATCCTAGTCGGCGAAATGCGTGATCGCGAGACCATAGAAGTCGCAATGGAAGCTGCCGAAACAGGCCACCTTGTATTGTCAACACTTCACACCATCGACGCCGCGAAGACGATTGACCGAATCATCGGGGTATTTCCAAAAGCTGAGGAAGCTGCGATACGAACGCGTCTCTCGCAATCGTTTCGACGAATAATCTCGCAGCGATTAATGCCAAAAGTCGGCGGCGGACGTGCTGCAGCCATCGAGATACTTGTGTCAAATTCGCGAACACGCGAATACATCGAGAAAGGTGAAAAAGAAGGCCGCTCAATCACCGACGCCATGATTGACGGCGCGATCGAAGGTATGCAGACGTTTGATCTCGAGCTTGAGAAAATGCTTAGGAACGGCACTATCACACGTGAGATCGCTCTGGCATACGCATCAAACGCAAACAACCTGGCGTTGATGATAAATGATCTAAGTGAGAAGCCTACTAAAGCAGAACCAGCCCCGTCGGCCGTGCCTCCACGGCCTCCAGCCAATGCAGTTCAAATCGAGGGCTTTGAACCATAA
- a CDS encoding sigma-70 family RNA polymerase sigma factor has protein sequence MVLVKSITFDDEEIGRTAVSALPTIASEEPCFIDKLRSGDALAFETLIDRYSGDIYALLYRMTENAEEASDLTQDTFLRALRSIKSFRGDSELKTWLFRIAINESRNRFRWWKRRKREMTISLDISVGDSETPLSDMLPDNSISPEDAALSHEREYALKAALLELPEVYRETIVLCDIEGMSYEETAAALGVGIGTVKSRISRGREELRRRLKNF, from the coding sequence ATGGTCTTGGTCAAGTCAATCACATTTGACGACGAAGAAATTGGGCGGACCGCGGTGTCGGCCTTACCCACTATCGCGAGCGAAGAGCCCTGTTTTATTGACAAATTACGTTCCGGCGACGCACTAGCCTTCGAAACGCTGATCGACCGATATTCGGGCGATATCTACGCTCTTCTCTACCGGATGACCGAAAATGCGGAAGAGGCAAGCGACCTGACCCAAGATACTTTCTTGCGGGCATTGCGGTCGATAAAGAGCTTTCGCGGCGATTCGGAATTGAAAACATGGCTCTTTCGAATTGCCATCAACGAATCGAGAAATCGCTTTCGATGGTGGAAACGGCGTAAGCGAGAGATGACGATCTCACTCGATATCTCGGTCGGCGATTCGGAAACGCCGCTATCGGATATGCTGCCGGACAACTCGATCAGCCCCGAAGACGCGGCACTTTCGCACGAACGCGAGTACGCGCTAAAGGCTGCACTGCTCGAACTTCCCGAGGTTTACCGCGAGACGATCGTGCTTTGCGATATTGAGGGGATGAGTTACGAGGAAACCGCCGCCGCATTAGGCGTCGGCATCGGAACGGTGAAATCCAGAATTTCACGCGGCCGCGAAGAACTGAGGCGAAGATTAAAGAATTTCTGA
- a CDS encoding winged helix-turn-helix domain-containing protein: MAVGTKNFYEFSGFRFDAHKLRLNYAENDVELPPKSLEALKLLLESGGEIVTREYLMSALWGEAFVEEANLTVAVSRLRKALASFNGGETFIQTVPRRGYRFVGDAQETIQIKPQPTVIENGNGHAEENRNGSVSLVQPAESAPQPANRSTRIWFGISAAVLISLLAGFTAWNTQADSARSGVAEANEAFAAGEMLIKKRDPCPSIPYFREAVAHDAKFGRAYANLAAAQAMCGSLDGVEENIAKALSFDPRSAEAHATDGFLRTFVQWDWAGAERSLRRAVELDPDSAMAHHWLGVNLSIRGQLGEAQGEMRRAIDLDPQSPLYLADLCQTYYFSRAYDHALDYCGRAKALDPEFGFANWYLRDIHMMLGNEKIAADHEIELQYGHMSDSAKTIEREILERDGLQAYRRLLLDKYLKEWNSNQIKPENRRNHCHYIGSLYTALGDKENALHWLDNAVSMTDGPPPFTLPYLSVDPYYDILHDDPRFQKILKKINLSTGS; encoded by the coding sequence ATGGCGGTTGGAACGAAGAATTTCTATGAATTTAGCGGCTTTCGCTTCGATGCGCACAAACTGCGCCTTAATTACGCAGAAAATGACGTCGAATTGCCGCCCAAATCTCTCGAAGCCCTCAAACTGCTCCTTGAAAGCGGCGGTGAGATCGTAACCCGCGAATACCTGATGAGTGCGTTGTGGGGCGAGGCTTTTGTGGAAGAGGCTAATTTGACGGTTGCCGTTTCCCGATTGCGCAAAGCTCTGGCTTCGTTCAACGGCGGCGAAACCTTTATCCAGACCGTTCCGCGACGCGGTTACCGCTTTGTCGGGGATGCTCAGGAGACGATTCAAATAAAGCCGCAGCCAACGGTGATCGAAAATGGCAACGGACATGCCGAAGAGAACAGAAATGGCTCCGTCTCCCTCGTTCAACCCGCAGAATCAGCACCTCAACCAGCTAATCGTAGTACGCGTATTTGGTTCGGCATATCTGCGGCTGTTTTGATCAGTTTGCTTGCAGGATTCACAGCATGGAACACTCAAGCCGATTCCGCACGGAGCGGAGTTGCCGAGGCCAACGAGGCTTTTGCTGCCGGCGAGATGTTGATCAAGAAACGCGACCCCTGCCCAAGCATTCCTTATTTTAGAGAGGCTGTCGCTCACGACGCTAAGTTTGGCCGTGCCTATGCAAACCTTGCGGCTGCGCAGGCAATGTGCGGATCGCTCGATGGCGTCGAAGAGAATATCGCCAAAGCCCTCTCTTTTGATCCGCGTTCGGCTGAGGCACACGCGACGGACGGTTTTTTGCGCACTTTTGTGCAATGGGATTGGGCCGGTGCAGAGCGATCGCTTCGACGAGCGGTTGAGCTAGATCCGGATTCGGCAATGGCACATCACTGGCTCGGCGTTAATCTTTCGATCCGCGGCCAACTCGGTGAGGCCCAAGGTGAAATGAGGCGGGCTATTGACCTCGATCCACAGTCTCCGCTATATCTTGCAGACCTTTGTCAGACTTATTATTTTAGCAGGGCATACGATCACGCATTGGATTACTGCGGGCGAGCCAAGGCTCTCGACCCTGAGTTCGGCTTTGCCAACTGGTATCTTCGCGACATTCACATGATGCTGGGCAATGAAAAAATTGCCGCAGATCATGAGATAGAACTGCAATATGGTCACATGTCCGATTCGGCAAAAACCATCGAGCGCGAAATTCTTGAACGAGACGGCCTTCAGGCATATCGTCGGCTTTTACTCGACAAATATCTGAAGGAATGGAACAGCAATCAGATCAAGCCAGAAAATCGGCGAAACCATTGCCACTATATCGGATCTCTATACACTGCCTTGGGCGATAAAGAAAATGCGCTTCACTGGCTCGATAATGCTGTTTCGATGACCGACGGCCCACCACCTTTCACTTTGCCATATCTGAGTGTCGATCCCTATTACGACATTCTGCACGACGATCCGCGTTTCCAAAAAATATTAAAGAAAATCAATTTGAGTACCGGCTCGTAA
- a CDS encoding tetratricopeptide repeat protein, with product MKDLEQINTEHVEADGSLDEIVSPELSVSIRVSPQNYFTALLLGTFFSAFLFYLEMDLAGVILFGVSWILIPFFALADHIKFDGKRLVRTGLVPRVWSWINTSRRSLKINDIEQVETQAIRTMKRGGHLYYRYRTVVRGKGLNVVFASGASGTSEDYRRIIKSMLPKLSDNVLDNRSIELRDHLEDPKETLMRAEFSQIPAADVLESSFKRIGKRVKPSQQKFESLELFEDEKAEDLTSLANELRLSGYLVQALEAFRRALVLKPRDARLIFDFARCLHSFAGMTRDQKLERRALAALRLSERRAADDGELLVRLGEWYFQIGEWRRAGNVFQNALESIGENFRTARGLAEIALRDGKIAHVIHHFSTANRIAETPSLRRWSKAETEYFSNLNSDDEYMEMEVGRVNLLETVERSKKTALKIAFFGFPLIIAGITLEDDLVANIGWAVSTVSLLIWTGLIMSGHLLAQRIPYQMLETDD from the coding sequence GTGAAGGATCTCGAACAAATTAATACTGAACACGTTGAGGCTGATGGGTCTTTGGATGAGATCGTTTCGCCAGAGTTGAGCGTTTCAATTCGCGTTTCTCCGCAAAATTACTTTACTGCACTTCTTCTTGGCACATTCTTTTCAGCCTTTCTTTTTTATCTTGAAATGGATCTAGCCGGCGTGATCCTGTTTGGGGTGTCTTGGATACTGATCCCGTTCTTTGCTCTCGCAGACCACATCAAATTTGACGGCAAACGACTGGTGCGAACCGGTCTTGTCCCTCGTGTTTGGTCGTGGATTAACACGTCTCGTCGAAGTTTGAAGATCAATGATATTGAGCAAGTTGAAACGCAGGCGATAAGAACGATGAAGCGCGGCGGCCACCTTTACTACCGCTATCGCACTGTCGTTCGAGGCAAAGGATTGAATGTCGTTTTCGCCTCTGGAGCATCGGGTACGAGCGAAGATTATCGCCGGATCATCAAGAGCATGTTGCCGAAGCTCTCAGACAACGTGCTCGATAATCGCTCGATCGAACTTCGCGACCATCTTGAAGATCCAAAAGAAACCTTAATGCGTGCGGAATTTTCGCAGATCCCTGCTGCCGACGTTTTAGAAAGCTCATTCAAGCGAATCGGCAAACGCGTCAAACCTTCGCAGCAAAAATTCGAGTCGCTGGAACTTTTTGAGGACGAAAAGGCCGAAGACCTGACGAGCCTTGCAAATGAGCTGCGGCTTTCCGGATATTTGGTGCAGGCACTTGAGGCATTTCGACGGGCGTTGGTTTTAAAGCCTCGCGATGCGCGGCTAATTTTTGATTTTGCACGATGCCTCCATTCGTTTGCCGGCATGACACGTGATCAAAAACTAGAACGCCGGGCGCTTGCGGCTTTGCGTTTGTCCGAACGCCGCGCCGCAGACGATGGAGAGTTGCTTGTGCGTTTGGGCGAGTGGTATTTTCAGATCGGCGAATGGCGTCGAGCGGGAAATGTTTTTCAGAATGCGCTTGAGAGCATAGGTGAGAATTTCCGAACCGCGCGCGGCCTTGCTGAGATCGCTCTTCGAGACGGCAAGATCGCTCATGTCATTCATCATTTTTCCACTGCGAACCGCATCGCAGAAACTCCTTCACTTCGTCGCTGGTCAAAGGCTGAGACCGAATATTTTTCTAATCTGAACTCCGACGACGAATATATGGAAATGGAGGTCGGCCGCGTCAATTTGCTTGAAACTGTAGAGCGATCAAAAAAGACAGCTCTCAAGATCGCGTTCTTCGGGTTTCCACTTATCATTGCCGGAATAACGCTTGAGGATGATCTGGTCGCAAATATCGGTTGGGCGGTTTCGACAGTCTCTCTTCTCATTTGGACAGGCCTGATAATGAGCGGCCACCTTCTCGCACAGCGCATTCCTTACCAAATGTTGGAAACAGACGATTAG
- a CDS encoding PspA/IM30 family protein — protein sequence MFFASTGAALDKIENPELVLQQTIRDMRDRVPELNNSVAQVMATERLLLKQKENLSTQVVDLDSKIKASVKMGRDDIATAYIGQLQQAQQDLERTGAQAEQAQLSSKQALKARDNYVLNMKKRTAEAIQLISAAKQAKLQEQLAQTMEAFNIGDDASTFNEMREKIDRRVAAAEAKLQLGAASVDTQMQDIEREAMDIQMQDKLLEYKQQMGLLGSGTPSSGKQIEAGNVNDADILDIEPANEKSHSN from the coding sequence GTGTTTTTTGCTAGTACGGGCGCTGCGCTTGATAAGATCGAAAATCCGGAACTTGTGCTTCAGCAGACGATCCGCGATATGCGCGACCGCGTGCCGGAACTGAATAATTCGGTTGCTCAGGTAATGGCGACGGAGCGGCTTTTGCTGAAACAGAAGGAAAATCTTTCGACTCAGGTCGTTGATCTTGATTCGAAGATCAAAGCCTCGGTCAAAATGGGCCGCGATGACATCGCGACGGCTTATATCGGCCAGCTTCAACAGGCACAGCAAGACCTTGAACGCACAGGAGCCCAAGCGGAGCAGGCTCAATTGTCTTCAAAGCAAGCTCTAAAGGCGCGTGACAACTACGTCCTCAACATGAAAAAACGCACCGCCGAAGCGATCCAGCTTATAAGCGCCGCCAAACAGGCCAAGTTGCAGGAACAGCTCGCTCAGACGATGGAGGCTTTCAACATCGGCGACGATGCATCTACTTTCAACGAAATGCGTGAAAAGATCGACCGCCGTGTTGCAGCCGCAGAGGCAAAACTTCAGCTTGGTGCTGCGTCGGTTGACACTCAGATGCAGGACATCGAGAGGGAAGCTATGGATATTCAGATGCAGGACAAACTGCTCGAATACAAACAGCAAATGGGATTGTTAGGTTCTGGTACGCCTTCGAGTGGTAAGCAGATCGAAGCCGGTAATGTTAACGATGCAGATATCCTTGATATCGAACCGGCGAATGAGAAAAGCCATTCCAACTAG